From one Plasmodium knowlesi strain H genome assembly, chromosome: 11 genomic stretch:
- a CDS encoding cdc2-like protein kinase, putative, with protein sequence MYGITLTKCKIYFNNIYSTVSLEEKLGGGTYGDVYKGKVIKYNNNNNNDLYQNTNYLPYDYYTDEFVFFRKNIYAIKFFRDDLKTINEEGISCTTLRELSCLKNIGRHPNILRLIDVTIDRQKCISEYINRQILQHHASNFQHSKKLDMTPLSADQKFIFAAYEYCDAGDLKRLIQKTKITDDQAGLSLKEAKWLSFQLLNGLAYLHNNKMCHRDLKPENVMLQHTPNRKYLLKIGDLGLCRELKNDGDMTPTVCTIYYRPLEVLLSKFEMAKGKKGKVKARGKAKAPVNGLSTCANPPHGNNSQINHPHASAPHSNAPYPSRAISTRGIDSTGKKRIHAASAGCTIDRGRAEGNGGNRSDQGNGNSNNRKKKNNKERGKETHGERTEEGEKYTQRKRERARMRGIEEDDYYNNKDFQYGLNVDIWSAACIICELIIGRPLFRGVTEFDLIIRIVNSLGKPNNDELEFFSDSRFYPLKEDFFNVNIKNKKDALNVITNGRIDELGIDLLVKMLKYNPNDRITAADALSHPWFSDIRFDNLDGIGVYNWYVHCLKYYIGIKTFREIEQKKKNLLTTTMISHFLCKSNDRHGKIIFKLINDTFKNLGGYKKSGRRSFAIFSDQYAKDDKNANGFIKRASIKVLNDMKEKNVIETKEEMSFYDDSTNYVTPTSTSSKRRKFNRSSYHAVNPETSYEGATQMRVKRNLSIPDFSSPDRKKQRHKDHFKSATTTNRAAAHPLPTFHGFT encoded by the coding sequence AGAGAAACTGGGTGGCGGGACCTACGGAGATGTGTACAAAGGGAAGGTAATCaaatacaacaacaacaataacaacgACCTCTACCAAAATACCAATTACCTCCCATACGACTACTACACGGATGAGTTCGTCTTCtttaggaaaaatatttatgcGATAAAATTTTTCCGTGATGATTTGAAAACcataaatgaagaagggaTTAGCTGTACAACTTTGAGGGAACTGAGTTGTTTGAAGAATATCGGGAGACATCCAAATATTTTGAGACTGATAGACGTAACAATAGATAGACAAAAATGCATTAGTGAATATATTAACCGCCAGATATTACAACATCATGCATCCAACTTTCAGCACTCCAAAAAACTGGACATGACACCTCTCTCAGCCGACCAAAAATTTATCTTCGCTGCGTATGAATATTGTGATGCTGGAGACTTGAAGAGACTCATTCAGAAGACCAAAATAACTGATGACCAGGCAGGGCTAAGTTTGAAGGAAGCCAAATGGTTATCCTTCCAATTATTAAATGGACTAGCTTATCTACACAACAATAAAATGTGCCACCGAGATTTAAAGCCTGAAAATGTTATGTTGCAACACACACCAAATCGTAAATATTTACTTAAAATTGGTGACTTAGGCTTATGTAGGGAGTTAAAAAATGACGGAGACATGACTCCAACTGTGTGTACTATTTATTATCGTCCTCTGGAGGTTCTTCTCTCCAAATTTGAAATGGCTAAGGgtaagaaggggaaggtcAAGGCTAGGGGGAAAGCCAAGGCGCCAGTCAATGGCTTGTCCACATGCGCCAATCCACCTCATGGAAATAACAGCCAAATCAATCACCCCCATGCGAGTGCTCCTCATTCGAATGCACCATACCCCTCACGGGCCATCTCCACTAGGGGTATCGATAGCACGGGTAAGAAGAGGATACACGCTGCGAGCGCTGGGTGCACAATTGACAGGGGGAGGGCCGAGGGGAACGGAGGAAATAGAAGCGATCAGGGGAATGGTAACTCAAATaataggaagaagaaaaacaacaaagAGAGGGGGAAAGAGACGCATGGTGAAAGAACAGAGGAGGGGGAGAAATACACACAACGAAAACGAGAGAGAGCGCGCATGAGAGGAATAGAAGAAGACGACTACTACAACAATAAAGATTTTCAGTACGGACTGAACGTGGATATCTGGTCTGCAGCCTGCATCATCTGCGAACTAATTATAGGAAGGCCTCTATTCAGAGGCGTAACTGAATTTGATCTCATCATCAGAATTGTGAATTCCTTAGGAAAACCAAATAATGATGAGCTGGAATTTTTTAGTGACTCCAGATTCTATCCTCTTAAGGAAGATTTCTTCAAcgttaatataaaaaataaaaaagatgcTCTCAATGTAATAACGAATGGAAGGATAGATGAGCTGGGCATAGATCTCCTCGTCAAAATGTTAAAGTATAACCCCAATGATAGAATTACAGCTGCAGATGCATTATCACATCCATGGTTTTCAGACATACGTTTTGATAACCTAGACGGAATAGGAGTGTACAACTGGTATGTACACTgcttaaaatattatataggaataaaaacATTTAGAGAAAttgaacagaagaaaaagaatcttcttaCCACTACGATGATATctcattttttatgcaaATCCAATGATAgacatggaaaaattatttttaaacttatCAATGATacctttaaaaatttgggagggtataaaaaaagtggcagAAGATcctttgctattttttcaGACCAGTATGCCAAGGATGATAAAAATGCCAATGGGTTTATTAAGAGAGCTAGTATTAAGGTGTTGAATgacatgaaggaaaagaatgtcATCGAGACCAAGGAAGAAATGTCTTTCTACGATGACAGCACGAACTATGTTACTCCTACTTCTACATCTTCtaagagaaggaaattcaACAGATCCAGTTACCATGCTGTGAACCCGGAAACATCTTACGAAGGGGCAACACAAATGCGCGTCAAGAGGAATCTTTCCATACCAGATTTTTCCTCACCTGATAGGAAGAAGCAGAGACATAAGGATCACTTCAAATCCGCCACAACTACCAACCGTGCCGCTGCGCACCCGCTACCCACATTCCATGGATTCACCTAA